In the genome of Capsicum annuum cultivar UCD-10X-F1 unplaced genomic scaffold, UCD10Xv1.1 ctg81544, whole genome shotgun sequence, the window AGAGAACTTGCAGCAGTATAATAAAATACACTTGCTCGATTCTTTTGTAATTTCTCTGTCTTTCTACTAAATATTTTGTAACATTTTGTATCAGAGCCAGAAAGAGAGTTTCTCAGATCGAGTGTAAGGGTTGGTTACTGCTTATTGAGAGTTTCTTTAGCAGTGTTATTGCAGCAGCAAAACAATGGCCTTTGAAAACTTTGTTCAGCCCGTTATTTCCCCTTTAGATGGTCATTGAGACCATTGGATCATGTTGATGGAGAATTCCTTAAGTCCAACTAGTTTTGGCTAGTTGTTAGTATTGGTGTGCAAGATCCAGTGGCTGGTACTGCTTTGTCAGAAGCACAAAAAGCAGAGTTGGATAGTCTAAGGTTGAAAGATCTCAAGGCAAAGAATTATCTTTTTCAAGCTATTGATCGCTCAATACTTGAAACTATTCTTTGCAAGGATACTTCTAAACAAATATGAGATTCCATGAAGAGGAAGTATCAGGGAATGGATAAGGCAAAAAGGGCATTATTACAAACACTTCGCACCGATTTTGAGACCTTACGGATGAAGATGGGCGAATCAATCTCAGATtacttctcaaggactatggcAATAGTAAATAAGATGCAGATTCATGGGGAAAAGCTGGAAGATGTCACCATTATTGAAAAGATCCTCCTCTCCATGACATCAAAATTCAACTATGTTGTTTGTTCAATAGAGGAATCAAAAGATACTAATGAACTTTCAATTGATGAGTTACAAAGTTCATTGTTGATTCATGAGCAGAAAATGAATCGACAAAGTAGCAATGAACAAGTTCTTCTCTCGTCTAACTACCATTCTTCAAAAGGTGATGGTAAGAGGAAGAGGGAGAGGAAACAATTCTGGTGGTGGGAGGCAGTCGCAccagaaatttgaagaaaattcttAAACTCGCAAGGAAGGGGAAGAAATCTTGACAAAAACAACAATTCAGGTCATTGTAAGCCGAAGTCAGTAGACAAGTCAAGGTTGAATGCTACTGAGTCACATGTATGTTCATTATAAATCAGAATGTAGACCAACTTAAGTAGAGATGGTGGAAGACAATCTAATTTTGCAGAAAAGGAAGAAGAGATATCGTTGTTGATGGTCTATCTTGAGAAGGAACAGGTGACAGAGGAAATTCAGCAGAATATCTGGTACTTAGACACTGCTTGTAGCAACCATATGTGCGGAAACAAGTCAATTTTCTCCACACTAGATAGAGTCATAATGAGATTTTGTGAAGTTTGGGAATGATTCAAAAGGTGCAGCCAAGGGAAAAGGACAGCTAACAATTAGAACTAATAGGGATATTGCTTAAATAATTTCTGATGTCCTTTATGTTCCAGAGTTGACGTCAAATCTTTTGAGTCTCAATCAGTTGCAAGAGAAAGGGTATGAGATTGTCATTAAAAATGGATTTGTCGGATTCAAGATGACACTTTGGGCTTAATTGCTCAAGTTAAAATAACTGCTAACAGAATGTTTCCTCTCTATCTCAATAATATACAACAATCATGCAACTTAGCAAAACAAGGAGATGCTGCTTGGTTGAGGCATTTTTGGTTTGGGCATCTTAATTTTGCTGGATTAAAAACCTTGCAACAGAAGAATATGGTGATTGGTCTTCCTAAAATTTTGTTTCCATCTGAAATTTGTGAAGAGTGCATGGTTAGCAAGCAGTTTCGCAATTGTTTTCCAAAAAAGGTTACATGGAGAGCAAAGAAAGCACTTGAACTTGTCCATTCTGATATTTGTGAACCGATAACACCATCTTCTAATGGAGGTAAAAGCTACATAATtaccttcattgatgattttaCTCGAAAAAGTTGGGTATATGTTTTGCTGGTAAAATCTAAAGCTTTTAAAAGCTTTAAAGTACTTGTTGAAAAAGAGATTGGTAGTCCAATAAAGTTCTTCATTCATATCGTGGGGGAGAATATAACTCACATGAATTTACAAATTTTTGTGAGCATCATGGAATCAAGAGGCAACTTATAGCAGCCTACTCGCCCCAACAAAATGGAGTCTGAAAGAAAAAATCGCACTATTATGAACATGGTGCGGAGCATTCTGACAAGCAGTGGCATTTCTAAAAGTTTTTGGCCTGAAGCAGTCAATTGGAGTATTCACATCCTGAATAGATACCCCACATTTGCAGTTAAGAATGTGACTCCGAAGGAAGCATGGAACGGAAAACGACCAGCCGTAGATCACTTTAGAATATTTGGGTGCATTGCACATTCCTGATCAAAAGAGAAAGAAGCAAGACGACAAGGGAGAGAAATGTATTTTTCTTGGTGTTAGTGATCAATCAAAAGATTACAAGCTTTGTAATACTAGTGATTAGTCGGGATGTCATATTTGATGAAAATCATTTTTGGTCGTGGAACAAAAATTCCATTGGAGAACAAATTCTAGTTTGTCTTGATGGAGAAGATGGTGAAGAAGCAATTCAGCCACAACAGCAAGTTCCAGAAGCTGCTTAAGACGATGATCCTGAAAGTTTTGAAACTTCACCAGTTATGGGAGAGCAGATAGAAGCTATAGCTGATTCACATGCCCCTCATATTCGAAGAAGGCCAACATGGATGACAGATTACGAGGTATGAGGAATTGATCAAAATCTGAAGATTCTCTcactcatttttctttattttcagatTGTGATCCTACAAATTTTGAAAGTGTTGTCAAAGATGATAAATGGAGAAAGGCAATGGATGATGAAATTGCCGCCATTGAAAAAAAGATACACGGGAGCTTGTTGATCTTCCAGTT includes:
- the LOC107855673 gene encoding uncharacterized protein LOC107855673; translation: MKRKYQGMDKAKRALLQTLRTDFETLRMKMGESISDYFSRTMAIVNKMQIHGEKLEDVTIIEKILLSMTSKFNYVVCSIEESKDTNELSIDELQSSLLIHEQKMNRQSSNEQVLLSSNYHSSKGDGKRKRERKQFWWWEAVAPEI